The Stigmatella erecta genomic interval ATTTTTGGGGCGGCAAAGCGCTTGCCTATCTGCCGATCAGTTCACTGATCGTCATGGGGCTCCATCCGATTGCCGGACACTACATCTCGGAGCACTACGTCTTCCGCGAAGGGCAGGAGACCTACTCGTACTACGGGCCGCTCAACGCGCTCGCGTTCAATGTCGGCTACCACAACGAGCACCACGACTTCCCCTACGTTCCTGGCTCGCGCCTGCCGAAGCTACGAGCGATGGCGCCGGAATTCTACGACGGTCTCCTGTCGCATAAATCGTGGACGGCGACGCTTTGGAACTTCGTCATGCGCCCCAGCCTGGGCGGTTACAGCCGCATCAAGCGGCGCGTGGAGCGGCGGCGAGACTAAGCCACCCGGGCTAAGTCCAGTCAGGGGGCGCCACTGCTCAGGCCGAAAAATCGGGGTTCTGCGTGGCTCCTCCCTGAACGGAATTACTTCGCTTGGCTTAGCCCGTCCCCTTCGGGGCAGCCGCTCGCTTCTTGGTCTTCGAGCGCGCTGCCTCGTTGCGCTTCGACTCCTTGCGGCGCTTGGAACCTGCCGTGGGCTTTGCCCGAGGCTGTACTTCCTTGAGCGCATAGAAGCGCCTCCGAACGAAGTACATAGCGTTCATCAGCGCGTCCACGGGCCCTACTCCGTAGGAGTAATAAATGCCCTCCGTCACGTGCTCGAAGAGGATCGGACAGAACCAATCCCTCTTGTCCGCAAGCGGCGCGGGGCGGCCAATCGTGACGCGGGAGGTTCTCCGTGTTCCATCCCTGGTCTCGTAGGACCAGTAGTCGTCCGCGATCGGATCATCAATGGCAGCAAGTTTAGGACGCCAGTCCTTCACGATACCTCCTCACTGTCCCCAGCCCTGAGCGCAGTCAGCCGAGCCGTCACATTCATAGATCGCGTTACACATGCCCCTGCAGGCCTGCTTGGTGCCTTCTGCCGCGCCCCAGCACAGAGCCTTCTTTCGCTCGTTCCGAAGGCGCCTGCAAAAGTTCTTGAGTACCTCACCGCCCGCTTCACACGCATCCAGGCACGCCTGCTTGTTCGCGGGGGACTCCAGGTCCTGTACGGGCTCAGGCTGGGCGGGGGGTAGGAGGGGAGGACACCCTTCAGGGTTCAGCGCGCAAAAGCTTCCGGGGCCGCGCGGATAATCCGCCACCAACGCAGGCGTCTCCACCAACTGCGCTCCCGCGCATGCCAGAGCACTACACAAAGCACCCAAGCACGCCAGACGCACCCAGGTATTTCGTGTGCCCGGCGTCTTCGATGAGAGTTCCGGCACTTGTACTCCTCGGGGCGGCCTCAAAATTGAAGGCAACTTGGAGCAGACCTGCCTCGCCCAGCCGCGCCGCTCTTTAGGATAGCTTACATCCACGAGCGTGACCGAGCAGGACCGCTCCCTCAAGCGGGGTTCGTGCTGGACGTGTTCGCGTGCGTCAGGTGTGGGAGCAGGCGCCAAGTGCTGGCGTACCTGTCTGCTCCCGGTGGGGTGCGCACCATTCTAAAGCCACTGGGACTGCCCTCGTGCCTCCGAAACGGGGTAACTGTCCGCCCCGCCCCCTATGGACGAGGAGAGGTAGCAGCCCTGAGTGATTCGGAGGCTCTTGGGCGGAGTTGGTCGACGCTGGAAGGCTTGCCGATCCACATCTTGATGACCCATGCCGTTCGCGCCTCCGGTTTTGGTCCCCAAAGACTGGATTGGGTCCCCAAACGTAAATCCAGCCCCATTTCTCAGAGGGCAGGCGCTTGGGAGTGGCGGGTTGCTCTGTGTGGAAGCGGCGGCTATCGAACCCGCTTCCTCCGGCGTTACCCCCCGGCGGAGGCGGCGGGAGCGGGCCCGGTGCGGCGCTCCCGCCGGTACGCTCCCGGTGCGATGCCTTCCCAGCGCTTGAAGGCCCGGTTGAACGAGGCCTCGCTCTGGTAGCCGGTGTGCCCGGCGACCTCGCTCAGCGACAGCGTGCTCTCCCGGAGGAGCTGGGCGGCCTTCGTCATCCGCCACCGGGCAAGGTACTCCAGTGGCGGATCTCCGACCTGGGCACTGAAGCGGGCGGCGAAGCCGGAGCGGGAGAGCGCCACCGCCGCCGCGAGGCTCTCCACCGTCCAGGGCTCCGCGGGCCGCTCGTGGATGAGCGCCAGGGCCTTGGCGATGGGCGGATCCGCCAGCGCGCACAGCCCGTGCTTCTGGCACCCGCCCTCTTCAATGTAGGTGCGGATGGCTTGCACCAGCAGGATGTCCGCCAGGCGGCTCATGACGACCGTGGCGCCAGGCCGGGTCGAGGTGCTCTCCGCGATGAGCAATTGCAGGGCGGAGGCCAGCGAAGGCGACGCCTGGGGCGAGCCCGCGGCCACGTGGATGACCCGGGGCAGCTTCTCGAACAGCAGCGAGCGGGGCGGGACGCCGAACTGGAAAGCCCCGGTGACCAGGGTGGTCTGGGGCCCGTCTCCGCCCATCCGGATGGGGGTGCCCAGGGCCCGCGCCCGGTGGCAACTCCCGGCCTCCAGGGAGCGCACCGGGCTCCCCTCGGCATCCCGGACGGAATAGCCTCCCCCGTGGGGCAGCAGGGCCAGGTCCCCCGCCGAGAGCGTCAGGAGCGTGCTGGCACCTTCGACGCTCAGGAGGGCACTGCCTCGCACGGCGACGACGATCTGCGCCGCCTCGGTGTCTGGAAACTGGAGGCCCCAGGGGGCATACAGCTCGAGACGCCCATAGATGAGGGTCGACAGGCGCATCGCGTCCAGCACGTCCGCCAGGACGTCGGTTGCGTGCCCGTCCGCCGTTTCTGGACGCCCGGTCAATTCTTTTGGACCCATTGACATGGAACGTCCATAGCCGCTTGGACATTTTACGTCCACACCGGTTGAGCCGGAACCCCTTCCGAGGACACGACCATGCAAGACGCGCCGAGCCTTTTCTCTCCTTTCCGCCTGGGCAGCCTCGAACTGAAGAACCGGCTGGTGATGGCCCCCATGACGCGCAGCCGGGCGCTCGAGGGCAACGTTCCCAACCCCCTGGCCGCCACCTATTACGTCCAGCGGGCCTCCGCGGGGCTCATCATCACCGAGGCCACGCAGGTGAGCCCGCAGGGTGTGGGCTACATCCGCACGCCGGGCATCCACTCCGCGGAGCAGGTGGCGGGCTGGAAGCGGATCGTCGAGGCGGTTCACGCCGCGGGCGGAACGATTTTCGCGCAGCTCTGGCACGTGGGCCGCATGTCGCACCCCGATTTCCATGACGGCGCGCTTCCGGTCGCGCCCTCGGCCCTCGCCGCCGAGGGCGAGGTGTTCACCCTGCGCGGGCGGACCCCGATGGTGACGCCCCGGGCGCTGGAGCTGAGCGAGATTCCCGGCATCGTCGAGCAGTTCCGGCTCGGCGCCGCGAACGCGAAGGCGGCGGGGTTCGACGGGGTGGAGATCCACGGCGCCAACGGCTACCTGCTGGATCAATTCCTGCGCGATGGGTCCAACCATCGCACCGACGCCTACGGGGGCAGCATCGAGAAGCGCGCGCGCCTGCCCCTGGAGGTCGCCGAGGCCGTGGCGGGCGTGTGGGGCGCCCAGCGGGTGGGCTACAGGCTCTCCCCGTCCTTCTCCATGTACTCCATGTCGGACCGTCAGCCGGCCGAGACCTTCGGCTACCTCACGGAGCGGCTGGCCCGGCTGCGCCTCGGGTATGTCCACGTCACCGAGCCCATCGGCGGCGAGGGCACGGTGCGCCTCACGCCCTTGCTGCGGCAGAAGTTCCAGGGCGCCCTCATCGCCAACGGAGGCTATGACTCGCGGACCGGGCAGGAGGTGGTGGCCCGGGGTGAGGCGGATCTGGTCGCCTATGGCGTGCCGTTCCTGGCCAATCCCGACCTGCCGCAGCGCTACCAGCAGGGCAGCGCGCTCAACGCGCCGGACCGGGCGACCTTCTTCGCGGGCGAGGAGAAGGGCTACATCGATTACCCCGCGCTCCGGTAGGGCGCGGGCCTCAGGCGACTTCCGCGGCGGGCCCTTCCTCCTTGAGGCGGGGCACGCAGTCCAGCTCCGGGTACTTGCCGCGCATCTGGCGGTAGAAGGTCCGGATGCGCTCCATGTCGGCGGGGATGTCCCCCGTGGGGGTAATCAGTGGGCCGAGGCCCGCCCGCTTCTGTCCCCAGTCCAGGTAGGACAGGAGGATGGGCACCTGGGCGCTGCGGGCGATGTGGTAGAAGCCCGACTTCCAGAACTCCACCTTCTTGCGCGTGCCGTTGGGGGGCACCGCCAGGTAGAGCGACTCGGACTGGTTGAAGCGGTCCACCACCTGCTGCACCAGGCCCTGCGGGGAGCGCCGGTCCACGGGGATGCCGCCGAGCCCCCGCATGAACCAGCCGAAGGGGCCCTCGAACAGCGTGTGCTTGCCCATCCAGGAGATGTCGATCCCCAGGATGTAGGCCGACGCCAGCATGAAGGGCAGATCCCAGTTCGAGGTGTGTGGCGCGGCGATGAGGACGAATTTCTTCGTCTTGGGCAGCTCCCCCTCGAACTGCCAGCCAAAGACCTTCATCCACGTCCTGCCCATGCCGTACTTGATACGCCGCCACATGCCGCGGAATCCTTCCCACTGAAGCTGCCCGTTGAAGTTCCAGGCTACCGTTTCCAGGAAACCGGGGATATCAATTCAGACTCCGGGCCGCGCCGCCGCGGGGAAGGCGCCGGATCATGACGCGGTGCAGTGCGAGCACGCCCCCCTTGTGGCAAGCTCGCCCGCCGCATGGAGACCTCCTCTCCGCTCCTTCGGCTCGCGGACATCACCAAGCGCTTCCCCGGGACCGTCGCCAATGACGGCGTGAGCGTGGACTTCCATGCCGGTGAGGTCCACGCCCTGCTCGGCGAGAACGGGGCGGGGAAGACCACGCTGATGAACATCCTCTACGGGGTGCATCCGCCCGATGCGGGGCAGCTCTTCTGGGAGGGCCGGCCGGTGCGCATCGGCTCGCCGGCCCAGGCGCTGCGGCGGGGCATCGCCCTGGTGCCCCAGCACCCGCTGCTGGTGGAGCGCCACACCGTGGCGGAGAACCTGGTGCTCGGCCTGCCCGGGGGCTTCTTCCTGTCCCGGCGCCGGCTGCTGGCGAGGCTGCGCGAGCGGCTGGCGGGCCATCCGCTCCAGGTGGACCTGGAGGCCCGGGTGGACCGGCTCTCCGCCGGGGAGAAGCAGCGGCTGGAGATTCTCCGGGCCCTGCTCCGGGGCTCGCGGGTGCTCATCCTGGACGAGCCCACCAGCGTGCTCACCCCTCAGGAGGTGGCGCCGCTCTTCGCGCAGCTCGCCCAGCTCAAGGCCCAGGGGCTGGCCATCCTCTTCATCAGCCACAAGCTGGACGAGGTGCTCGCCCACGCGGACCGCATCACCGTGCTGCGGGGCGGGAAGAAGGTGGGCGCGCTGGCCGCGCGCGAGGCCACCCAGGCCGGGCTGGTGCGGCTGATGCTGGGGCGCGAGGTGGCCCCGCGTCCCGCGCTCGCCCCGCCCCAGCCCGGGGTGCGGCTGGAGGTGAAGGGGCTGGAGGTGCGCTCCGGCCGGGGCTTGCCCGCCGTGAAGCGCGCCTCCTTCCACGTGGCGCCGGGGGAGATTGTCGGCATCGCCGGGGTGGCCGGCAGCGGCCAGCGCGAGCTGGTGGAGGCGCTCACGGGGCTGAGGCCCTTCCAGGGGCAGCTCACCCTGAATGGCCAATCGCTGGCGGGGCTGTCTCCGGCGCGCCTCTTCTCGCTGGGCGTGGCCCACGTTCCCGAGGAGCGGGCGGCGGGCACCGTCCCCGCCCTGAGCGTGGCGGAGAACCTGGCCCTGCGCACCTATGACACCGCCCTGCGGCAGGGGCCCTGGCTGGTGCCCGCGAGGCTGGAGCGGGAGGCCGTCGAGCCGCTCCGGGCCTATCAGGTCTCCCCGCCCCAGCCGCGCACGCCGCTCCGGCTGCTGTCCGGGGGCAACATCCAGCGCGTGGTGCTGGCCCGGGAGCTGGCCGGCGCGCCGCAGTTGCTGATCGCCGTGCACCCCACCTACGGGGTGGACGTGGGCGCCACCGAGCACGTGCACCGGCTCCTCATCCAGCGGGCCCAGGCGGGGCTGTCGGTGGTGCTGGTGACGGAGGACCTGGACGAGCTGATGGCGCTCTCGCACCGGGTGGCCGCGCTCTACCAGGGCGAGCTGCGGGGGCCTTACCCCGTGGGCGAGGTGAGCCTGGAGCGGCTCGGGCGGATGATGACCGGGGCGGGGGAGGACGCGGCGTGATTCGCTTCGAGGAGGATCCCCACCCGCGGCGGCTCAAGCTGCTCGGGGTGTATGGGGCGGTGCTGGCGCTCGCGTTCGCCCTGGCCGGCGCGGTCTTCGCCGCCTACGGCGTGGGGCCCGGGGAGGCCTACGGCACGCTGCTGGAGGGGACGCTGGGCGACACGCAGGGCCTGGCCGAGGTGCTGCGCCGCACCTTGCCGCTGCTGCTCATCGGCAGCGGCCTCACGCTGGCCTTCCGGGTGCGCTTCTTCAACATCGGCGCGGAGGGACAGTTGCTGCTGGGCGCGGTGGCCAGCGGCGCGGTGGCCCTCTTTCTGCCCCCGGGCGTCTGGAGCCTGCCCCTCATGTTCCTCGCGGGGGCGGTGGCTGGAGGGCTGTGGGCGCTGCCGGCCGCGTGGCTGCGCTCGCACCTGAACGTGAACGAGATCCTCACCACGCTGATGCTGAACCCGGTGGCGGCCTCCCTCGTCATCTATCTGGTCAGCGGCCCTTGGCGCGGGGAGCACGTCCAGGGCTACACCTATACGGACGAATTCGCCGAGGCCGCGCGCCTGCCCCTGCTGGAGGGGACGCTGGTGCACTGGCCCACGCTGGTGCTGGGGGTGGGCCTGGCGCTGGCGCTGCAAGTGCTGCTCACCCGCACCCCGCTGGGCTATGCGCTGCGGGTGGTGGGCGAGAGCCCGCGGGCCGCGCGCTACGCGGGCATGCCCCTGTCCCGGGTGGTGCTGCTCACCGGGCTGCTGTCGGGCGGCGCCGCGGGACTGGCGGGGGCCGGTGAGGTGGCGGGCATCCACCACCGCTTGCTGGAGCCCGGGCAGCTCTCCACCGGCTATGGCTTCACCGCCATCATCGTGGCGTGGCTGGCCCGGGGCCACCCCGCCCTGGTGCTGCTCACCGCGCCGC includes:
- a CDS encoding AraC family transcriptional regulator — encoded protein: MSMGPKELTGRPETADGHATDVLADVLDAMRLSTLIYGRLELYAPWGLQFPDTEAAQIVVAVRGSALLSVEGASTLLTLSAGDLALLPHGGGYSVRDAEGSPVRSLEAGSCHRARALGTPIRMGGDGPQTTLVTGAFQFGVPPRSLLFEKLPRVIHVAAGSPQASPSLASALQLLIAESTSTRPGATVVMSRLADILLVQAIRTYIEEGGCQKHGLCALADPPIAKALALIHERPAEPWTVESLAAAVALSRSGFAARFSAQVGDPPLEYLARWRMTKAAQLLRESTLSLSEVAGHTGYQSEASFNRAFKRWEGIAPGAYRRERRTGPAPAASAGG
- a CDS encoding alkene reductase yields the protein MQDAPSLFSPFRLGSLELKNRLVMAPMTRSRALEGNVPNPLAATYYVQRASAGLIITEATQVSPQGVGYIRTPGIHSAEQVAGWKRIVEAVHAAGGTIFAQLWHVGRMSHPDFHDGALPVAPSALAAEGEVFTLRGRTPMVTPRALELSEIPGIVEQFRLGAANAKAAGFDGVEIHGANGYLLDQFLRDGSNHRTDAYGGSIEKRARLPLEVAEAVAGVWGAQRVGYRLSPSFSMYSMSDRQPAETFGYLTERLARLRLGYVHVTEPIGGEGTVRLTPLLRQKFQGALIANGGYDSRTGQEVVARGEADLVAYGVPFLANPDLPQRYQQGSALNAPDRATFFAGEEKGYIDYPALR
- a CDS encoding lysophospholipid acyltransferase family protein, which gives rise to MWRRIKYGMGRTWMKVFGWQFEGELPKTKKFVLIAAPHTSNWDLPFMLASAYILGIDISWMGKHTLFEGPFGWFMRGLGGIPVDRRSPQGLVQQVVDRFNQSESLYLAVPPNGTRKKVEFWKSGFYHIARSAQVPILLSYLDWGQKRAGLGPLITPTGDIPADMERIRTFYRQMRGKYPELDCVPRLKEEGPAAEVA
- a CDS encoding ABC transporter ATP-binding protein, with the translated sequence METSSPLLRLADITKRFPGTVANDGVSVDFHAGEVHALLGENGAGKTTLMNILYGVHPPDAGQLFWEGRPVRIGSPAQALRRGIALVPQHPLLVERHTVAENLVLGLPGGFFLSRRRLLARLRERLAGHPLQVDLEARVDRLSAGEKQRLEILRALLRGSRVLILDEPTSVLTPQEVAPLFAQLAQLKAQGLAILFISHKLDEVLAHADRITVLRGGKKVGALAAREATQAGLVRLMLGREVAPRPALAPPQPGVRLEVKGLEVRSGRGLPAVKRASFHVAPGEIVGIAGVAGSGQRELVEALTGLRPFQGQLTLNGQSLAGLSPARLFSLGVAHVPEERAAGTVPALSVAENLALRTYDTALRQGPWLVPARLEREAVEPLRAYQVSPPQPRTPLRLLSGGNIQRVVLARELAGAPQLLIAVHPTYGVDVGATEHVHRLLIQRAQAGLSVVLVTEDLDELMALSHRVAALYQGELRGPYPVGEVSLERLGRMMTGAGEDAA
- a CDS encoding ABC transporter permease, coding for MIRFEEDPHPRRLKLLGVYGAVLALAFALAGAVFAAYGVGPGEAYGTLLEGTLGDTQGLAEVLRRTLPLLLIGSGLTLAFRVRFFNIGAEGQLLLGAVASGAVALFLPPGVWSLPLMFLAGAVAGGLWALPAAWLRSHLNVNEILTTLMLNPVAASLVIYLVSGPWRGEHVQGYTYTDEFAEAARLPLLEGTLVHWPTLVLGVGLALALQVLLTRTPLGYALRVVGESPRAARYAGMPLSRVVLLTGLLSGGAAGLAGAGEVAGIHHRLLEPGQLSTGYGFTAIIVAWLARGHPALVLLTAPLMGLILAGGDLLKISLNMPFRVIDVFSGLMLLCLIAGEALSRYRVRWAA